One window from the genome of Prinia subflava isolate CZ2003 ecotype Zambia chromosome 2, Cam_Psub_1.2, whole genome shotgun sequence encodes:
- the DHX57 gene encoding putative ATP-dependent RNA helicase DHX57 — protein sequence MSWAGRKRGKPNKGGGRGRGGGGKRGGSSGHSNKPQLGGNRKCSTKIWDDGDDFCLFEEPRLESRSSAPARRGGQMKQRSEARMPLQTIHMTSENQRRVKELLQELQGQELAPESDVSGEEDDEPDYLDDEQCWSAEQEAAEAMPRVSAEPAEHRIVDSEVSPFAVHKLSRYGFDCERCRAVLRSCNGNIGASLEYLLLQCFSERYGEKMQVSAAAAEASQEECLEQRQEEAFALRSIYGEKFVERIKNHVWTFSLELDYLAHRLSKSKQKSAKDTAEQTSKEICKFYLQGGCRFGSKCRFRHEFPPNHPLNPSKNSVDDAHLRQSDGPIYELEVRFPDDNKYPLQAPLVAFYSTDDSLPLACRLHVAEFLFGKALAAAESHEPVVYTLVTCLEDEHEVSELLSNTHHKFSVPPVSLLAAPPVKPRAESAPAANQQAEGSALPEPPEEEGVAEEEKEEEEPEQVVVENESYVNLKKKLSKKYDVQAKSLYHENVKICAQFRQKKSSRHFQSMLYERQKLPAWQERENILGLLETHQVLVVSGMTGCGKTTQIPQFILDASLQGSPSRVANIICTQPRRISAISVAERVAKERAERIGLTVGYQIRLESVKSSATRLLYCTTGVLLRRLEGDLTLQGVTHVIVDEVHERTEESDFLLLVLKDIMAQRPDLRIILMSATLNAELFSQYFHSCPVINIPGRTFPVDQFFLEDVIALTRYVLEDSSPYRRKVKQEQSGRHKRTAFEEVEEDLRRAGLLEATDTVVRDSDPDQKLTLKQLLTRYKGVSKAVLKTMSVMDLDKVNLELIEALLEWIVAGRHSYPPGAVLIFLPGLAEIKMLYEQLQTNALFNNRHSKRCMVYPLHSSLSSEEQQSVFLRPPAGVTKIIISTNIAETSVTIDDVVYVIDSGKMKEKRYDPSKGMESLEDTFVSKANALQRKGRAGRVASGVCFHLFSSHHYNHQLVKQQLPEIQRVPLEQLCLRIKILEMFSEQSLHSVLSRLIEAPRTESLQASKARLRDLGALTPDEKLTPLGYHLASLPVDVRIGKLMLFGTIFRCLDPALTIAASLAFKSPFVSPWDKREEANKKKLEFAVGNSDYLALLQAYKGWRLSIKEGSQASYNYCRENFLSGRVLQEIASLKRQFAELLSDIGFVKEGLRARDIEKRWSQGGDGVLDATGEEANSNAENIKLISAMLCAALYPNVVQVKKPEGKYQKTSTGAVKMQPKAEELKFVTKSDGYVHIHPSSVNYQTRHFESPYLVYHEKVKTSRVFIRDCSMVSVYPLVLLGGGQVHVQLLRGDTVISLDDGWIRFVAASHQVAELVKELRCELDQLLQDKIKNPSMDLCVCPRGSRIIAMIVKLVTTQ from the exons ATGAGTtgggcagggaggaaaagaggaaagccCAACAAAGGAGGAGGACGAGGGAGAGGAGGCGGTGGAAAACGAGGAGGCAGCAGTGGCCATTCAAACAAGCCTCAGCTTGGTGGAAATAGGAAATGTTCAACCAAAATTTGGGACGATGGAGAtgatttttgtctctttgaGGAGCCAAGGCTAGAATCCAG atcAAGTGCCCCTGCCAGAAGAGGAGGGCAAATGAAGCAGAGATCTGAAGCAAGAATGCCTCTGCAGACCATACACATGACATCAGAGAACCAGAGGAGAGTGAAAGAACTTCTTCAAGAGCtgcaagggcaggagctggctccTGAATCAGA TGTATCTGGAGAAGAGGATGACGAGCCCGATTACCTCGACGATGAGCAGTGCTGGTCAGCAGAACAGGAAGCTGCTGAAGCAATGCCAAGGGTGTCTGCTGAGCCAGCTGAGCACAGAATTGTAGACAGTGAAGTGTCTCCATTTGCTGTGCACAAACTCTCCAG GTATGGCTTTGACTGTGAGCGTTGTAGGGCGGTGCTGAGGTCCTGCAATGGTAATATTGGGGCATCATTGGAGTATTTGCTGTTGCAGTGCTTCTCTGAAAGGTATGGAGAGAAAATgcaggtttctgcagcagctgctgaagccAGCCAAGAGGAATGCTTAGAGCAGAGACAAGAAGAAGCTTTTGCCCTCCGGTCAATTTATGGAGAAAAATTTGTAGAAAGGATTAAAAATCACGTTTGGACTTTCAGTTTGGAATTGGACTACTTGGCACACAGGCTCAGCAAATCTAAACAAAAAAGTGCAAAGGACACAGCAGAACAGACTTCAAAGGAAATATGTAAATTTTACCTCCAAGGAGGCTGCAGGTTTGGTtcaaaatgcagatttagacATGAATTCCCTCCAAACCATCCCCTAAACCCATCCAAGAACTCTGTAGATGATGCTCATCTCAGACAAAGTGATGGTCCCATATACGAACTTGAAGTGAGATTTCCTGACGACAACAAGTATCCCCTTCAGGCACCTCTTGTGGCATTTTACTCCACTGACGACAGTCTGCCTCTTGCCTGTCGTCTGCACGTTGCTGAATTCCTCTTTGGAAaggccctggcagctgcagagtcCCACGAGCCAGTGGTGTATACCTTGGTGACCTGCTTGGAAGACGAGCACGAGGTCAGCGAGTTACTGAGCAATACCCACCACAAGTTCAGTGTTCCTCCcgtgtccctgctggcagcacctccTGTAAAGCCACGGGCAGAGAGTGCCCCTGCTGCAAATCAACAGGCTGAAG gctcagcactgccagagcctcCGGAAGAAGAGGGGGTGgcagaagaggagaaggaagaagaagagcCTGAACAAGTTGTTGTGGAGAATGAGAGTTACGTGAACTTGAAGAAGAAGCTTTCCAAAAAGTATGATGTGCAGGCAAAGTCTCTGTATCACGAAAACGTGAAAATCTGCGCGCAGTTTCGCCAGAAAAAG TCTTCCAGGCACTTTCAGTCCATGCTGTATGAAAGACAGAAGCTCCCTGCGTggcaagagagagaaaacattcTGGGTTTGCTTGAGACTCACCAAGTTCTTGTTGTGAGTGGCATGACAGG GTGTGGGAAAACCACTCAGATCCCTCAGTTTATCTTGGATGCTTCATTGCAAGGCTCTCCAAGCAGAGTTGCAAACATCATCTGCACTCAGCCTCGCAGGATCTCTGCCATTTCTGTGGCTGAACGTGTAGCCAAGGAAAGAGCAGAAAGGATTGGACTCACTGTTGGATATCAGATCCGTCTGGAAAGTGTAAAG TCCTCAGCTACCAGGCTTTTGTACTGCACTACTGGTGTGCTGTTGAGAAGGCTGGAAGGAGATCTGACTTTGCAGGGAGTCACTCATGTTATTGTTGATGAAGTTCACgaaagaacagaagaaag TGActtcctgctgctggttttgaagGATATAATGGCTCAGAGGCCAGACCTGCGCATTATACTGATGAGTGCCACCCTGAATGCTGAGCTCTTCTCTCAGTACTTCCACTCCTGTCCAGTCATTAACATACCAG GTCGAACGTTTCCTGTGGACCAGTTTTTCCTGGAGGATGTGATTGCACTGACAAG GTATGTTTTAGAGGACAGCAGCCCCTACAGGAGGAAAGTAAAGCAAGAACAGAGTGGGAGACACAAAAGAACTGCCTTTGAAGAAGTAGAGGAAGACCTGAGGCGTGCTGGCCTTCTGGAAGCCACTGACACCGTGGTCAGAGATTCAGACCCAGACCAGAAGTTAACTCTGAAGCAGCTCCTCACACGATACAAAG ggGTTAGCAAGGCAGTGCTGAAAACAATGTCTGTCATGGACTTGGACAAAGTTAATCTGGAATTAATTGAAGCCTTGCTGGAATGGATAGTTGCTGGCAGACATTCATACCCCCCAG GTGCTGTGTTGATATTTTTGCCTGGCCTAGCAGAAATCAAGATGCTTTATGAGCAACTTCAGACAAATGCTCTTTTTAATAATAGGCACAGCAAGAG atgtatggtttatcccctTCATTCCTCCCTGTCCAGTGAAGAACAGCAGTCTGTGTTCCTCAGGCCCCCTGCAGGAGTTACCAAAATCATCATCTCCACCAACATTGCAGAGACTTCTGTCACCATCGATGATGTGGTCTATGTGATTGACTCCGGGAAAATGAAGGAGAAGAG ATACGACCCCAGCAAAGGAATGGAAAGTCTGGAGGACACCTTTGTGTCCAAGGCCAACGCTCTGCAGAGGAAGGGGCGGGCAGGACGCGTGGCCTCGGGCGTCtgcttccatctcttcagcagCCACCACTACAACCATCAGCTGGTaaaacagcagctgccagaaatCCAGAGGgtgcccttggagcagctctgcctgag AATTAAGATCCTGGAGATGTTTTCTGAGCAGAGCCTTCACTCCGTGCTGTCGCGGCTGATCGAGGCGCCCAGGACGGAGTCTCTGCAGGCGTCCAAGGCGCGGCTGCGGGACCTGGGCGCGCTCACTCCGGACGAGAAGCTCACCCCTCTGGGCTACCACCTGGCTTCACTGCCCGTGGATGTCAGGATTGGCAAGCTCATGCTCTTCGGCACCATCTTCCGCTGCCTGGACCCTGCGCTCACCATagcagccagcctggcctttAAGTCACCTTTT GTGTCACCTTGGGATAAAAGGGAAGAGGCAAACAAGAAGAAGCTGGAGTTTGCAGTAGGAAACAGTGACTACCTGGCTCTTCTCCAGGCCTATAAG GGCTGGCGTTTAAGTATCAAAGAGGGCTCTCAGGCAAGCTACAACTACTGCAGGGAGAACTTTCTGTCGGGAAGAGTTCTGCAG GAGATCGCCAGCCTGAAGAGGCagtttgcagagctgctctctgacATTGGCTTTGTGAAGGAGGGCTTGAGAGCCAGGGATATTGAGAAGAGGTGGTCCCAAGGAGGTGATGGAGTGCTGGATGCCACGGGAGAGGAG GCCAATTCGAATGCAGAGAACATCAAGCTGATCTCAGCTATGCTGTGTGCTGCACTGTATCCCAATGTTGTCCAG GTGAAAAAGCCAGAAGGTAAATACCAGAAGACCAGTACAGGAGCAGTCAAAATGcaaccaaaagcagaagagctgaAGTTTGTTACTAAGAGTGATGGTTATGTTCATATTCATCCTTCGTCTGTGAATTACCAG ACCAGGCACTTTGAGAGCCCGTACCTGGTGTACCACGAGAAGGTGAAGACGAGCCGCGTGTTCATCCGCGACTGCAGCATGGTGTCCGTGTACccgctggtgctgctgggcgGCGGCCAGGTGCACGTGCAGCTGCTCCGGGGGGACACCGTCATCTCCCTGGACGACGGCTGGATCCGCTTCGTGGCGGCCTCCCACCAG GTGGCggagctggtgaaggagctGCGCTGCGAGCTGgaccagctgctgcaggacaagATCAAGAACCCCAGCATGGATCTGTGCGTGTGCCCCCGTGGCTCTCGCATCATCGCGATGATCGTCAAGCTGGTGACCACTCAGTGA